The Trypanosoma brucei brucei TREU927 chromosome 9, whole genome shotgun sequence genome includes a window with the following:
- a CDS encoding variant surface glycoprotein (GPI-Anchor Signal predicted for Tb09.244.0050 by DGPI v2.04 with cleavage site probability 0.344 near 480), with protein MTVQACNSVSGTTIRSGMKSVATALLFLCVVRPAGASDGTAVAAVSDECGEIAYLQHLKSHDSRVAGDAAQSVATLTHEAHILTLAAEKHHGTINGAKYAFLAAIAADAKTEAVQTKLSQAAGPITSTAAERARRKGQLKALRHLNQATTAEYGETAVKAGTPTTIIGSADLGVTVKMQLNTAKADKCFLEATEPADIKNIVSEIANNDNYKGVDDSSFRPPQAELQMASRGNSPASMTNCERGRCCGDGAAMTSTNFLGLGTATKGQANTLTASTEPFKAGNQCTSPKKATSGDEAVINRKRTAHYLCNARQIQTQTTSSIKQTTVGQLRASEKANRLALAALGQTPKEGDNEQGKNAVKKLLGTDDSKTLDKFFSALETVDLQLSQDKGASKTSIKAAGESDNYGFALAYFSGQALKRTEEAAKSVTKATQAKEDDCTGKKRTECKGECELDGEICKPKKKEDGENKEKTGTTNTTGSNSFVIKAPILLALSLRA; from the coding sequence ATGACGGTTCAAGCGTGTAACAGCGTCTCAGGGACAACAATCAGATCTGGCATGAAAAGCGTAGCCACAGCTTTATTATTTCTATGCGTTGTTCGTCCAGCCGGCGCGTCCGATGGCACTGCGGTGGCAGCAGTTTCTGACGAATGTGGCGAAATTGCGTACCTTCAGCACCTTAAGTCACACGACAGTCGAGTAGCAGGAGATGCCGCCCAAAGCGTTGCTACACTGACACATGAGGCACATATCCTAACTCTGGCAGCAGAAAAACACCATGGAACAATAAACGGAGCTAAATATGCGTTTCTAGCAGCGATAGCAGCGGACGCAAAGACGGAGGCAGTGCAAACAAAGTTAAGTCAAGCAGCGGGACCGATAACATCGACTGCTGCAGAGCGAGCTCGAAGGAAAGGCCAATTAAAAGCCCTACGGCACTTAAATCAGGCAACGACAGCCGAGTACGGCGAGACAGCTGTCAAAGCAGGGACACCGACGACCATAATTGGAAGCGCGGACCTAGGTGTTACCGTGAAAATGCAACTAAATACGGCCAAGGCGGACAAGTGTTTCCTCGAAGCAACCGAACCAGCCGATATCAAAAACATCGTCAGCGAGATAGCGAACAACGACAACTACAAGGGGGTCGACGATAGTTCATTCAGGCCACCACAAGCCGAACTACAAATGGCAAGCCGCGGAAACTCACCCGCCTCAATGACCAACTGCGAAAGAGGCCGGTGCTGCGGCGACGGTGCGGCCATGACAAGCACCAATTTCCTAGGGCTCGGCACCGCTACAAAGGGACAAGCCAACACATTAACAGCCTCAACCGAACCGTTCAAAGCTGGCAACCAATGCACGTCGCCAAAAAAAGCGACAAGCGGCGACGAAGCCGTAATAAATAGAAAACGGACAGCACATTACCTGTGCAACGCAAGGCAGATACAAACGCAAACAACAAGTTCAATCAAGCAAACAACGGTCGGCCAGCTGAGAGCCAGCGAAAAGGCCAACAGACTCGCACTAGCGGCACTAGGTCAGACTCCCAAAGAAGGAGACAACGAACAAGGTAAAAACGCAGTGAAAAAACTACTAGGCACCGATGACAGCAAAACGCTTGACAAGTTTTTCAGCGCCCTAGAAACGGTCGACCTGCAGCTAAGCCAAGACAAAGGAGCAAGCAAAACGAGTATCAAAGCAGCGGGTGAAAGCGACAACTATGGCTTCGCACTGGCATATTTCTCAGGCCAAGCACTCAAGAGAACAGAAGAAGCAGCCAAATCAGTAACAAAAGCAACCCAAGCAAAGGAAGACGATTGCACAGGTAAGAAGAGAACTGAATGCAAAGGGGAATGCGAGCTGGACGGGGAAATTTGCAAacccaaaaagaaagaggatggagaaaacaaagaaaaaaccggaaccacaaacaccacaggaagcaattcttttgtgatAAAAGCTCCTATTCTGCTTGCACTTTCTCTTCGAGCATAA